A segment of the Pseudoalteromonas sp. DL-6 genome:
TGCGGATTCAGGGTCTCGGTTACACCGATAAAGTCTAAGCCACTTAATAAACGCTCTTTCACGTCTTTGCGAATATCAAAGCTGATTGGCGCAAATTTATTGCTGCGCAATTGCTGGTTTTCTAAATCCACATCAATGTGAATATCGTCATGCCGCTCACTTAACACAAATAACTCTTCCAGCGTTTGCGCTGGCAATGCAATAGCAAGCATTTGGTTATTACCACAGTTATTAAAGAAAATATCAGCAAAGCTTTCAGCCAAAATCACTTCAAAACCATATTGTTTAAGCGCCCATGGTGCGTGCTCGCGTGATGAGCCACAACCAAAATTATCGCGCGTTAATAATATTTGCGCACCTTGGTAACAAGGACGATTTAAAATAAATTCAGGGTTTGGCTCGCCATTATCTAAATAACGCCAATCGTAAAATAGCGCAGCA
Coding sequences within it:
- the leuD gene encoding 3-isopropylmalate dehydratase small subunit, whose amino-acid sequence is MSIYFSGLMAPLDKNNVDTDQIIPKQFLTSTSRDGFDAALFYDWRYLDNGEPNPEFILNRPCYQGAQILLTRDNFGCGSSREHAPWALKQYGFEVILAESFADIFFNNCGNNQMLAIALPAQTLEELFVLSERHDDIHIDVDLENQQLRSNKFAPISFDIRKDVKERLLSGLDFIGVTETLNPQIDAFEAKLAAERPWQ